ttttcataaaaacaaaatgtacattttttaaagtaaataaatacctctgaagaaataaaaagctactgaaattaaatattttgttaataaatttatttatttatatagcaaaaataagtataaaattaaaaatccgtataattatttacacgtgctctttattaacttgtTTGGTCAATTTTGTAGCAAGTATTTGAAtgggaaattaataaaaagcatgcataactaaatatattaatttttaatatatatacttatttttttaaaatatatatagtactatttataataaataacaattaattttaattaagaaATTCTATATTgctggttaataaaaaaatatattaatcttttgtattataaaattgGCTTAATAGTCAGAAAAATAGAAGACAACCATGCATTGATGgtacttataaaaatatatatatatattgttttattttttttttttatacatctttataattctaaaaaaaaaaaaaataatttaatttttcttttttttataaagtgtGTGAAGTTTTGAAATTAGGAgatcattaatttttaattaaaatataaaaaaattgataacaAATGATGTAATgtttttatgttatatttgatttgtatttttttgaaataacattgaataactTAGAGTTTAGTTTTTGTTATAacttaattttgtatttatttttaattaaaagaatgtacctattttttataaataaaaatacatttgtaaaattaagaatatgcttgttatgaaatatataattgcttagtttaaattaaatgtcgtatattataaatattactatGAATACaatagaataaatatatatataaaaatctgtatatttaattatacatgttctttattaatttgtttgtttaatgaCCTAGCAAATTCATTAAACaatcaattaataaatcagtaagctaattttatattacgaaagattaataacatttttttaataatcacCAGTACATGAATAGTTTTATTTTCCTGACTGGAAAGATGAcgtttattattataaattcttaaaatattttttattaataactaGTTCTCTAAAAAGTAATTggataattaataaataaattaagaaTCTATAATTATATAGTGTATACTATACTAAGATTTATAATATTGTAATATTCCATTCTTTTAAATCGTCttcatcattttcttcttccATTGTTTTTTCATCTTTGTTCTTTTTCATCGACCTTTCATGTACATTTTGTTTATTCcgtttctttaaaatattccTTTGTCTCTCTCTCCAATATTTCTCAATTATTTGCGTTTCTAACATGGGATTTACTACTTCTTCTCTTATAGTATCCGTCATTTCTTTCATGTGTATCATTTCCTTTTTCCAATTCAACTTCAACTCTTGAAAccaattttcttttttccaaCACTCCCATTTTTCCTTCTTTCTCTCTATCATAATATTCAtttctctttctttttctatttcatctACTTTCTTATTTCCCATTTCTTGTTCACAGGATCCTTCATGTTCTTTCTTTTGTTCTATGTATGATTTAAGAAACTCATTTGTCATGGACTCTATCTCTTCCTTTTTACATTGGTCTAATACCATCATATGTATCTCTGCACACATACTAAATATTAACTtttccttcttttttttcttatctaCTTCCTCCTTTATTATCCCTACTTCTCTTCTCTtttctgaatttttttttttttcttctatatttccttcgttttcttttataaattcaTATCTTTCCTTCTCATATTCTTCTAATAGCTCTGTAAACCATCTCTCGTTATAATAATCTATAAATACCTTCCTTTGTCTCCGTAACCATTGCTTccatatttcttttttcctcTCTAATGTAGGATTACTCTCTATTTTATCTTGTCTATCCATGAATTctaatttatcttttatttctgTATACATATTTTCCTCCTTTTTCCATTCTTctttcaaatttttaaacCATTCTTCCTTTTCCCATTTTTCCAGTAGCCTTCTTTGTCTTTCTACCCATTTCTTCGACATCTTCTGTTTTTCTAATTCTACATTATTGCTTTCCTTTTCTCCTCTCAGCGTGACTTCTTTGTCCATTACATCTTCAATTAATTCCTCACATTTTAACCATTCATTCAAGCaaatttctaaaaattcTACTTTGTTTAATTCCCATTCTTCCTGTTTACAGTCCtctattattatcatttgtATTTCAATTATAGTTTTTCTCTTCGGCTTCTTTCTCAATGTCatataattattctttttttttatttcttctacCTTTCTTTCCACatgtttcattttttttcttcttttttctctAATTGTatgtattctttttttttttctttttcaatttcatcttctcttatatttttttgtgctacattaattttatctatttcttttatattcgCTTCTCTTTTCTTTAATTCATCCATCAACTTTATAAAACACTCTTCCTTATTTTTTCTCTCTAACTTCTTATGTATCTCTTCCCAATGTTTCTTCCATATAACCTTTTGTTTTTGTAACATGGGATTTTCAATTCTTTCTTCATTATCATCCAATAAGTTTTCTTTATTCAATTCGctcatatatttcttttcctTATTCTTCCATTCTTGCTTTAATTCaataaaatgtttttctTCTTTCATTTTCTCTAATtcgtctttttttttttcaaatataatGTTTTTCATTATCTCTTCTTCCACTTCTAAAAGTTCTTTTTCATCTGAATTATCATGTAATTTTAATTCTCCTATGCATGTTTTCAgaaattcttttttgttcAATATCCACTCCTCTCGTTTGCACTCGTCCAATACCATCATGTGTATCTCTATTCTTAATCTCgatatgtatttatttttttttgaatccTTAACTTCTTTATCTCTCTTCTCTATctccatttttattttttctctatctactgtttttatattttttttcatttcttcttCTGCTGCATATTTTAGTAATAATTGTCTTAACAATTCTTCTTCATCAAAAGTATGTAACTTATTTTGCTTTTGTATCCACTTCTtccatattattttttgtctCTCTAGCATAAGGTTAATTGTTCCCTTTTTTGCACCTTTTATCAtctcttctttttctattaattctACAGATTTATTTACCTCTTTTTTCCAttcttttttcaaatttttaaacCATGGTTCTTTTTTCCATTTCTCTATCAACTTACCATTCCATTCCGTCCATATTTTCCATAGAGGCCTTTCTtccaaaaaaatattagtaattttttcttGATATGTTTCCACTATCATATTACTGTTAATTACACTCGGATGCATACCTTCTTTGAATTCTTCTAGACAAATGCTTAGAAATTCTCTTCTATTCAATTCCCACTCCTCCTTTTGACATTCTTCTAATACCATCATATGTATTTCAATTACAGTCTTCCATTTCCACATTTTGTTTATTCTCACAATATTGCTCTTTGTTTCTttatttctttcattttgttctcctactttttcttttctttctattttttccCTATGTTCAATTTCTTTAGATTCTTCTTTCCCACATAGTTTATTTTGttctatattttcttttctttccattttttctttatgctcaatttttttagattCTTCTTGgtcatatatttcatttttttctacttccattttttcttttttttcaatttttttagattCTTCTTTgtcatatatttcattttgtttTACTTCTATTTTTCCTTTATGTTCAATTTTTTTGGATTCTCCTATGCTATATCTTTCATTTTGTTCTACTTctgttttttctttatgcTCAAATTTTTTGGATTCTCCTCTTTCGTATCCTTCATTTTGTTCtactttttctatttttcccTTAtgttcactttttttttgttctccTTTGTCATATATTCCATTTTGTTCTAGTTCTTCAATTTTTCCTTTAtgttcattttctttaaattcttCTTTGCAATATCTTTCATTTTGTTCTACTTCtactttttctattttttctttattttcaatttttttagattCTACTTTGCCATATAGTTCATTTTGGTCtacattttcttttctttctattttttctttatgttcattttttttggATTCCCCTTTGCcatataattcattttgttcttctacattttcttttctttctcttttttctttgtgttcattttctttagatttttcttttccatATATCATATTTTGTTCTtctaatttatcttttttttctattttttctttatgttCAATTTTTTTGGACTCTCCTTTGCCATGCATTACATTTTCTTCtactttttctattttatcacttttttctttattcttattttccTTAGACTTTTCTTTTccatatatttcattttgttcttctacattttcttttctttctcttttttctttgcgttcattttctttagatttttcttttccatATATCATATTTTGTTCTtctaatttatcttttttttctattttttctttatgtttaatttttatgaattctCCTCTGCCATATCTTTCGTTTTGttctatttctattttttctatgtTTTCTTTATGTTCATTATCTTTAGATTTTTCCTTTccatatatttcattttgttCTATATTTTCggttatttctttatattcattttctttagaTTCTTCTTTATTGTACATTTCATTTTCCAATATAATTTTGCATATAGAAGTGTTTTCCTTAGAATTTACCGtaaaactttttatattactctctgattttttatttgaaagtCCTAAGGATATTGGTACACTATCTGTTtgtacttttttcttttttttctgttttttttttttctttgattTACGATTACCAAGACACCACCCAATAAAAGTACACTATTACAcataaatagaaaatatttaatttataagatatattttttttctgttaatatttttcagtaatattaataattaaaaaaaatacaagtaTATATACACAATTTATATGATCATTTTGTCTTACTCTATACAGAAGTATAAGAAGGAGAAGAATTCCCAAAATTGATCCCAAGGAAACAAAAATAGGAATAATGGTAGATGTATTAACTGTAGACGAatctttaataaaaacacCTGGAGGTGGATTCGTAGTATTTACAACATTAACAGATGAAAATGGAATAGACGGAGTGCTACTATTACCATAAaacatataattattaatagaaCTTCCATTGGTACTAGAATTTTGATGTTTAGGAATAATGTTTGTAGATAAATTATGTGCggatgtattattttttaaagtacTCAATACAGCGCCTGAATTCATTTTTGTAGCATTTAATATAGTTGAAGGTATTGATGCACTTATTTGTTTTGGTGTAGTTGCAGGTTTTAATGTAGGTTGGGGTGCTAATGTACTTTTAGCTATTGATGTATTTGTGAATGTAGATATAGATGCATATGAAGGCGTTGGTGTAGCATTGAATGTAGTTCTATTATTTGATGTGGGTTTATTCGTAGGTATAGAGGTTTTCATAGGTGTAGAAGTGGATGtaggatttttttttttcctaggTATTCTCTCACAGGAGAGATTGGAATACTGtttcattttgttttttatagaTTCTTCGATTTGCTTCCATAATTCTTTAGGATCTTTTTGAACATTTaatgatttatatttattttcaataaaatcATCTTTTGTGTCGTCTACGTTATTATTGAAGTCATTACAAagtcctttttttttttctttatctccTTCTATATTAACATCCTTAAGTCTACTATCAAAA
This genomic stretch from Plasmodium relictum strain SGS1 genome assembly, contig: PRELSG_00_v1_384, whole genome shotgun sequence harbors:
- a CDS encoding surface-associated interspersed protein (SURFIN), with the translated sequence MNTEKKINKRKTRSASQYGHQYDTWKEQIINNFDSRLKDVNIEGDKEKKKGLCNDFNNNVDDTKDDFIENKYKSLNVQKDPKELWKQIEESIKNKMKQYSNLSCERIPRKKKNPTSTSTPMKTSIPTNKPTSNNRTTFNATPTPSYASISTFTNTSIAKSTLAPQPTLKPATTPKQISASIPSTILNATKMNSGAVLSTLKNNTSAHNLSTNIIPKHQNSSTNGSSINNYMFYGNSSTPSIPFSSVNVVNTTNPPPGVFIKDSSTVNTSTIIPIFVSLGSILGILLLLILLYRCTFIGWCLGNRKSKKKKKQKKKKKVQTDSVPISLGLSNKKSESNIKSFTVNSKENTSICKIILENEMYNKEESKENEYKEITENIEQNEIYGKEKSKDNEHKENIEKIEIEQNERYGRGEFIKIKHKEKIEKKDKLEEQNMIYGKEKSKENERKEKRERKENVEEQNEIYGKEKSKENKNKEKSDKIEKVEENVMHGKGESKKIEHKEKIEKKDKLEEQNMIYGKEKSKENEHKEKRERKENVEEQNELYGKGESKKNEHKEKIERKENVDQNELYGKVESKKIENKEKIEKVEVEQNERYCKEEFKENEHKGKIEELEQNGIYDKGEQKKSEHKGKIEKVEQNEGYERGESKKFEHKEKTEVEQNERYSIGESKKIEHKGKIEVKQNEIYDKEESKKIEKKEKMEVEKNEIYDQEESKKIEHKEKMERKENIEQNKLCGKEESKEIEHREKIERKEKVGEQNERNKETKSNIVRINKMWKWKTVIEIHMMVLEECQKEEWELNRREFLSICLEEFKEGMHPSVINSNMIVETYQEKITNIFLEERPLWKIWTEWNGKLIEKWKKEPWFKNLKKEWKKEVNKSVELIEKEEMIKGAKKGTINLMLERQKIIWKKWIQKQNKLHTFDEEELLRQLLLKYAAEEEMKKNIKTVDREKIKMEIEKRDKEVKDSKKNKYISRLRIEIHMMVLDECKREEWILNKKEFLKTCIGELKLHDNSDEKELLEVEEEIMKNIIFEKKKDELEKMKEEKHFIELKQEWKNKEKKYMSELNKENLLDDNEERIENPMLQKQKVIWKKHWEEIHKKLERKNKEECFIKLMDELKKREANIKEIDKINVAQKNIREDEIEKEKKKEYIQLEKKEEKKKHVERKVEEIKKKNNYMTLRKKPKRKTIIEIQMIIIEDCKQEEWELNKVEFLEICLNEWLKCEELIEDVMDKEVTLRGEKESNNVELEKQKMSKKWVERQRRLLEKWEKEEWFKNLKEEWKKEENMYTEIKDKLEFMDRQDKIESNPTLERKKEIWKQWLRRQRKVFIDYYNERWFTELLEEYEKERYEFIKENEGNIEEKKKNSEKRREVGIIKEEVDKKKKKEKLIFSMCAEIHMMVLDQCKKEEIESMTNEFLKSYIEQKKEHEGSCEQEMGNKKVDEIEKEREMNIMIERKKEKWECWKKENWFQELKLNWKKEMIHMKEMTDTIREEVVNPMLETQIIEKYWRERQRNILKKRNKQNVHERSMKKNKDEKTMEEENDEDDLKEWNITIL